The window TCTTCCGATCTGATCAGGTATCTGAAGGACTCAACTGGAAAAAAGAGCTACACCTTGAAGCACAGTCCCCAGCTCGTCAGGGAAGTTGATAAAAGCCCGCTTTATTCGATTCTTGATGGGTTTTCCTATCTCTCCGACAACGCACTCATTGGGGAAGAGGCGATAGTGCTCATGGACATCTACGGCCTCCTGCCAAACGATGCAATAATCCTCGCAACATGTAAATTCTACGGAATTGATTATCTGATATCGTTCGACACTGATTTCAAGAGAGCATGTGACGGGGAGAGAATAACTCTAGTGGATAGCAAAGAAAAGCTGGAAGAACTCATCAAAATCGGTGATTCACAATGAAGGTTGCGATAATCGGTGCCCACGGCCAGCTCGGAACCGACCTGGTGAAGGTCTTTGGGGA is drawn from Thermococcus sp. MV5 and contains these coding sequences:
- a CDS encoding PIN domain-containing protein, which translates into the protein SSDLIRYLKDSTGKKSYTLKHSPQLVREVDKSPLYSILDGFSYLSDNALIGEEAIVLMDIYGLLPNDAIILATCKFYGIDYLISFDTDFKRACDGERITLVDSKEKLEELIKIGDSQ